In one Lolium rigidum isolate FL_2022 chromosome 3, APGP_CSIRO_Lrig_0.1, whole genome shotgun sequence genomic region, the following are encoded:
- the LOC124698124 gene encoding laccase-3-like encodes MATGGLMRLCCFLSAVLLLSFIVPSALAEERFYEFVVKETTVKRLCQTNKIITVNGQFPGPTIEVNSGDTLVIRAVNMAQYNVTLHWHGLRQLRNGWADGPEFVTQCPIRPGSSYTYRYTTEGQEGTLWWHAHSSWLRATVHGALIIHPKKGLPYPFPKPAKEFPVLLAEWWRRDPISVIRQSMITGAPPNISDTILINGQPGDFLPCSSQETSIIPVVAGETNLLRIMNAAMNSELFVSLAGHKMTVVAADAQYTKPFQTNVVLVGPGQTTDVLVTANAAPGRYYLTARVYASAQGVPFDNTTATAIFQYKNAPGCAETSTGANAGFSGTQGRPRSSGHPGRTGPAPMLPYMPANNDTNAATMFSNSIRSPGPVKVPGPVTQEVFTTIGFGLFNCRPGPFCQGPNNTRFGASMNNVSFQLPNTVSLLQAHYHNIPGVFTEDFPAFPPVIFDFTSQNIPRALWQPVKGTRLYRVKFGAVVQIVFQDTGIFAAEEHPMHIHGYHFYVLATGFGNYNPRRDEAKFNMVDPPSRNTIGVPVGGWAVVRFKADNPGVWLVHCHIDAHLTGGLAMALVVEDGKAELESTVPPPLDLPICGL; translated from the exons ATGGCGACGGGAGGTCTGATGAGGCTCTGCTGCTTCCTCTCTGCAGTTCTTCTGCTCTCGTTCATCGTCCCCAGCGCCCTCGCCGAGGAGCGCTTCTATGAGTTCGTG GTCAAGGAGACGACGGTGAAGCGTCTGTGCCAGACGAACAAGATCATCACGGTGAACGGACAGTTCCCGGGTCCGACCATCGAGGTGAACAGCGGCGACACGCTGGTGATCAGGGCGGTGAACATGGCGCAGTACAACGTGACCCTGCACTGGCACGGCCTCCGGCAGCTGCGCAACGGCTGGGCGGACGGGCCGGAGTTCGTGACGCAGTGCCCCATCCGGCCGGGATCCAGCTACACGTACCGCTACACCACCGAGGGGCAGGAGGGCACGCTGTGGTGGCACGCCCACAGCTCCTGGCTCCGCGCCACCGTCCACGGCGCGCTCATCATCCACCCCAAGAAGGGGCTGCCTTACCCGTTCCCCAAGCCCGCCAAGGAGTTCCCCGTCCTCCTCG ccgAGTGGTGGAGGAGGGACCCGATCTCGGTGATCAGGCAGTCCATGATCACCGGCGCGCCGCCCAACATCTCCGACACCATCCTCATCAACGGCCAGCCAGGAGATTTCCTCCCGTGCTCCAGCCAAG AGACGAGCATCATCCCGGTGGTCGCCGGCGAGACGAACCTTCTGCGCATCATGAACGCGGCCATGAACTCCGAGCTCTTCGTCTCCCTCGCCGGCCACAAGATGACCGTGGTCGCCGCCGACGCCCAGTACACCAAGCCCTTCCAGACCAACGTCGTGCTTGTCGGTCCCGGCCAGACCACAGACGTCCTCGTCACTGCCAACGCCGCCCCTGGCCGCTACTACCTCACCGCCCGCGTCTACGCCTCCGCCCAGGGCGTCCCCTTCGACAACACCACAGCCACCGCCATCTTCCAGTACAAGAACGCGCCCGGCTGCGCCGAAACCAGTACCGGCGCCAATGCCGGCTTCAGCGGCACACAGGGCCGTCCCCGATCCTCCGGCCATCCCGGCCGCACAGGGCCGGCACCGATGCTCCCGTACATGCCGGCGAACAACGACACAAACGCGGCGACCATGTTCTCGAACAGCATCCGGAGCCCGGGGCCGGTGAAGGTGCCCGGACCGGTGACGCAGGAGGTGTTCACCACGATCGGGTTCGGCCTGTTCAACTGCCGTCCAGGCCCGTTCTGCCAGGGCCCCAACAACACCCGGTTCGGCGCGAGCATGAACAACGTCTCCTTCCAGCTCCCCAACACGGTGTCGCTGCTGCAGGCGCACTACCACAACATCCCCGGCGTCTTCACCGAGGACTTCCCGGCGTTCCCGCCGGTGATCTTCGATTTCACCTCGCAGAACATCCCTCGCGCGTTGTGGCAGCCCGTGAAGGGCACCCGGCTGTACCGCGTCAAGTTCGGCGCCGTGGTGCAGATCGTGTTCCAGGACACGGGTATCTTCGCCGCCGAGGAGCACCCGATGCACATCCACGGCTACCACTTCTACGTGCTCGCCACCGGGTTCGGCAACTACAACCCGAGGCGGGACGAGGCCAAGTTCAACATGGTCGACCCGCCCAGCCGGAACACCATTGGCGTGCCTGTGGGAGGGTGGGCCGTGGTGCGCTTCAAGGCGGACAACCCGGGCGTGTGGCTGGTGCACTGCCACATCGACGCGCATCTCACCGGCGGGCTCGCCATGGCGCTGGTGGTGGAGGACGGCAAGGCCGAGCTCGAGTCCACGGTGCCGCCACCGCTCGACCTGCCCATCTGCGGCCTGTAG